In the genome of Diaphorobacter sp. HDW4A, the window AGGAAGGTGGTGATTTCGTGAAAATCCTCGTCGAAGCGGAATTCTCCGCCACCGAGCTGGGCACCGCCCGTCACTGTAACGCGCGAGGTTCCGATGCCCTTGATCTGCGCGCCCAGCATCTGCATGAAGCGGCAGAATTCCTGCACATGGGGCTCGGATGCGGCGTTATTGAGCGTCGAGGTGCCATCGGCCGCCACGGCGCAGAGCACGAAGTTTTCGGTGGTCGTGACCGACGCGTAGTCCAGCCAGTGCTTGACGGCCTTGAGCGGGCCGTCGCGATGGATCAGGAGCGAGCCAAGCGAGCGCTCGACCAGACCGCCGAAGTTGCGGAACACCTCGACATGCGGATCGATCTCGCGCACGCCGAGCGTGCAGCCCTTGACGTTGTCCTCCAGTCGCGCCACGCCAAAGCGCGCCAGCAGCGGCGGCACCAGCATGATGGACGAGCGCATTTCCTCGGGCAGATGGTGCTTGGCCGGGTCGAAATGGGTGTTTTTGTGGTGCAGAGACAATATGCCGGTCTCTCGATCCCACTGCACATCGCTGCCGAGTTCGCGGTAGATGTCGAGAATCTTGCGCACGTCGGTGATGTCTGGCACCCCGATCAGCCTGAGCGGCTCGGAGGTGAGCAAGGTGGCGCAGAGGACGGGAAGCACCGCATTCTTGTTGGCGGACGGCGTGATGCGTCCGCGCAGCGGCTTGCCGCCGTGCACGATCAGATTGGACATGGCAGTGTGAGGGGGAACAGTTGGCTGGGATGGATCAAAGACAAAACTCTAGCGCAATGAATGCGCAATCCCTGAACTGTACGCCGTGTGGGGTGGCCCTGCGGAAACCGGCCCGTTTGGCCGGCGCCGCATAGGTCAAAAATTGTGTCGAAACGGGTTCAGCTGGAAGAGAGCTTCATCAGCACCAGTCCCGCGACAATCAGCACCGCCGCGCCAATGCGCATCATCGACATCTGCTCGCCCAGAAATACGATGCCCACAACAAACGCACCCACCGCCCCGATGCCTGTCCAGATCGTGTAGGCCGTGCCCAGCGGCAGAGTGCGCATCGCCACTGACAGCAGGCCGAAACTCGCGATCATGGTGGAAATGGTGATGACGCTCGGCCACAGACGCGTGAAACCGTACGACTGCTTCATAGCGAACGCCCAGACGATTTCGAGCAGACCCGCGAGAAGAAGATAGACCCATGCCATGACAGACTCCTTGAGAAAAGAGAGTGACCGGGTCGTCCCAGCGAGAAAGCAAATGAACAAGGCAGG includes:
- a CDS encoding UDP-N-acetylglucosamine 1-carboxyvinyltransferase → MSNLIVHGGKPLRGRITPSANKNAVLPVLCATLLTSEPLRLIGVPDITDVRKILDIYRELGSDVQWDRETGILSLHHKNTHFDPAKHHLPEEMRSSIMLVPPLLARFGVARLEDNVKGCTLGVREIDPHVEVFRNFGGLVERSLGSLLIHRDGPLKAVKHWLDYASVTTTENFVLCAVAADGTSTLNNAASEPHVQEFCRFMQMLGAQIKGIGTSRVTVTGGAQLGGGEFRFDEDFHEITTFLALGAITGGDVIVKNSAPDNFPLIDRTFAKFGVHVEHKDGWSRAWRDGALKVQTPFTSNTLTKVEAAPWPYFPVDLLPIFIALGVSAEGNAMFWNKVYDGALGWTGELSKFGAHVFSSDPHRIITFGGSKLAPATVESPYIIRVAIALFMVAASIQGRSEIRNATPIRRAHPQFVENLRSLGAQVEWTEEE
- the sugE gene encoding quaternary ammonium compound efflux SMR transporter SugE, whose translation is MAWVYLLLAGLLEIVWAFAMKQSYGFTRLWPSVITISTMIASFGLLSVAMRTLPLGTAYTIWTGIGAVGAFVVGIVFLGEQMSMMRIGAAVLIVAGLVLMKLSSS